In Lolium rigidum isolate FL_2022 chromosome 7, APGP_CSIRO_Lrig_0.1, whole genome shotgun sequence, the DNA window CCGCGGCACACCCTAGGTCGGTATGTTGGGTTGGCCAGTTTTTTTCTTCTATTTATTTCTATTgattttattctattttttctttttaattaTTTTGAATATATGATCATTTTTTAAATTGAATGAAAAAAATAATCTGGATATTTTAAAAGTTTGATTATTTTTTGAAATTgaaattttcaaaatctaaacaTTTTCTGGGATTGAGCATTTTTTAGAAATCaactttttttcaaaatttcagaTTTAGATAAAatttacatttttttttgaaatcttaattttttttaaatcttaaaaacagaaaaaagaataaaagaataaaaagatgaAACACGAATGAAAAAGTTGGTCGCATATATGACCCTGGGCTAAATAGGCCTATAACATCTTCCTCCTGGGTGTTACACTGAAACTTGAGCCGCAGCCCAgagcgcgagcccatggagttcaCCGATTCCAAGCATGGACTTCACCTCATGGCCGGTCTCGTTGAAGAAGAAGGACTCCGGATTCGAACCGGACCATACCAAATACCAATCCAGCACCCACCGGGTCTCGCGCGACTTGCCGCTTATCAGGAACCTTCCAGAATCGTTGAGATCGGGCGGCCACCGTCGGGAACCTTCTCCCCCTCCTATAATTCGCTCCTCCCCCAACCCAACGTCTCCCCGACCAAACCAAAACCAGTCGATTCCACTCCGACGATCTCGAGTTCCGCCGCATCCCGATCGATCCAAACCTAAGCAGAACCATCACCAGAAGCCAATCCGCCATGGCCGACGAGGCGAAGGCGAAGGGCAACGCGGCCTTCGCGGCGGGCCGCTTCGAGGAGGCGGCGGGCcacttcggcgccgccatcgcgctCGCGCCGGACAACCACGTCCTCTACTCCAACCGCTCCGCCGCCTACGCCTCCCTCGGCCGTTTCACGGACGCGCTCGCCGACGCCGAGCGCACCGTCGCGCTCCGGCCCGACTGGGCCAAGGGCTACTCCCGCCTGGGCGCCGCGCGCCTCGGCCTCGCGGACGCCGCGGGCGCCGTCGAGGCCTACGAGAAGGGGCTCGCCCTCGACCCCTCCAACGCCGCCCTCACGGACGGGCTCGCCCAGGCCCGCCTCGCCCTCCCGCGCGCCcgcggcggcgacgccatcggcaAGGTGTTCCAGGGCCCCGACCTCTGGACCAAGATCGCCGCCGACCCCGCCACGCGCGCCTACCTCGACCAGCCCGACTTCACCCAGATGCTGCGGGAGGTGCAGCGGGACCCCGGCAGCCTCAACAGCTACCTCTCCGACCCCCGCATGGTGCAGGTGCTCAGCCTCTTGCTCAACATCAGGTTCCAGAACCAGAACGGTAATGAGGCCCCCGAGCCGGCGCCCTCGCCGCCGGCTCAGTCGaccccgccgacgccgccgtCTCCAACGCAGCAGCCCGAGAACAAGCCGAGGGAGCCCGAGCCCGAGCCGGTTGAGATGACCGATGAGGAGAAGGAGCGCAAGGAGAAGAAGGCCGCGGCGCACAAGGAGAAGGAGGCGGGGAACGCCGCTTACAAGAAGAAGGATTTCGAGACGGCCATCCAGCACTACACCAAAGCCATGGAGCTCGACGACCAGGACATCTCCTATCTCACAAACCGCGCCGCCGTTTACCTCGAGATGGGGCAGGTGAGCGATTTCGCTATCAGCTAGTGATTAATTTTCTACAGGGTCTCCTAACTCTGAAGCTATTTAAATTGCCGTCCGTTATTCCGATCAGACATTTCTGCTTTTAGAGGCTTAGCATATACCAATCTTTTTAGATATGAACTTTTCCTTGTGACACGTTAGTATTTCTGACAGAGAACTACTGGAAGTTAGAATGATTTCACTGTCGAGGTGATTCTGAATCAGTGAACATCAACAATGAATTGGTCTATCTTTGCGTTCTTCGTGTTTTGACCCACATAAGACAGTAGTTTGCCTTTCGAATTACTTGCCCGATTTTAGTCAGGCTACAGAATTGTGCCTCTAGTGATCTGAAATCTGATGTTCTGCTATTCCAAATTCCAGTATGATGAGTGCATCAAGGATTGTGATGTGGCTGTTGAGAGGGGGAGGGAGCTTCGTGCAGACTTCAAGATGATCTCGAGGGCACTGACAAGGAAAGGAACTGCTCTCGCGAAACTCGCCAAGTCTTCCAAAGACTATGATGTCGCCATTGAGACTTTCCAGAAGGCTCTAACTGAGCATCGAAACCCAGATACTCTGAAAAGACTAAATGATGCCGAACGAGCAAAGAAGGAGCTCGAGCAACAAGAGTACTATGATCCAAAATTAGCTGATGAGGAGCGAGAGAAAGGTAAGCTGTCTGCATTACTCTACTTTTAGCACTTGTTTACTTGCTTCTTTGCCCCTAACAATCTGTGGGTGTACGAGGTTCTAAATGTTTGCTACTGATGTGCAggtaatgaattctttaagcagcAAAAATACCCGGAAGCAGTGAAGCATTACACTGAAGCGCTCAGGAGAAACCCAAAGGATCCAAAGGTAATTCCTTTCTCAATTGCTGGCTACACAATGTTATGCGCAATAGGTGCTTTGGTAGTATAGGCGTGTGCTATGGTGGGTTTGGTAATGTTGCTCACTGCTAAGCTATTGCCTATGTGGATTATGTTTCAGGTATACAGCAACAGGGCTGCCTGCTACACCAAGCTGGGTGCTATGCCTGAAGGTCTCAAGGATGCTGAGAAGTGCATCGAGCTAGATCCTGCATTCTCCAAGGGTTACACTAGGAAAGGTGCAATCCAATTTTTCATGAAAGAATATGACAAAGCAATGGAAACTTATCAGGAAGGTCTAAAGCATGATCCGAGTAACCAAGAGTTGCTTGACGGTGTAAAGAGGTAAACAGTGCTTAAAGAGATCATCACTCACTAACTTCTGATGTTGGTACTGAGCAGCCCCTAACtatttaattttcctttttcagaTGTATTCAACAGATCAACAAGGCCAACAGAGGCGAACTTACGCCAGAGGAATTGAAAGAGAGACAGGTAGAACACTCGTTCCAGCTACTGTAGTGGTGCTTCCCTGTTTATCGATTGCTTTACGAGGAACAGTGTTGTTAAGCTTGGTCTTTCTCCCCTTTGTGCAGGGCAAAGCTATGCAGGACCCTGAAATCCAGAACATCCTGACAGACCCTGTCATGCGGCAGGTAATTTCTCATCAGATGTTTTAACCCTCTTCTGAGCTAGAGCTTGGAGGGCGATCTGATGATTCTGAGGTTTTCTGCAGGTGTTGATCGATTTACAGGAGAATCCAAGGTCATCTCAGGAGCACCTCAAGAACCCAGGAGTGAAGCAAAAGATCCAGAAGCTAGTGAATGCAGGGATAGTCCAAATGAAGTAGACCAAGCTGGAGGTGTGGGAGGCTTAGTTAGTTTGATTGTGGAAAAATGTGGAAGGCTTAGTTAGTTTGATTGTGCAAAAATTGCTGTGGTGTTTTCGTGTATCCTGGGGGTATTTCCCTCCAGATTTGAGTTTGTGTAATGGTACGTTTCGTGGTGGTTCTTAAATGGCTTACATGTGATGTGATGTCTGGAATTAGATTTTTGGTTGACGACGCCACTTGCTACTTGCAACTTGCAAGTGCTTCAGAAAGTACTGTATTGCATTGCCTCTCTTCCGATCTTTGTCCGTTGCCCTTGGTCCGGGAGGGCGTTCTATGCACTAATTTTTTTTGCCTTTAACTCAATATAAGACATAAAattataaaaatataaataagtttaAATTATTCAGATTTATTACATAAAATTATTGTCCATCTATTGAATGACAAAGTACTTGTTCAAATAAAATGATAAAGTACTTgttcaaataaaatgtaaaatgATATAAATAACCTATGCATTGTTTTCTTTGGGattttcatcattgttgttgttcGCAATATTGTTGCCAATATGAGTTTACATGTGCTCAACCAAATAAGTTTGAAACTAGTTGTGAACCGTTTGATCCCGAATTTTGTTGTTGTTCGCAATATTGTTGCCAATATGAGTTTACATGTGCTCAACTAAATCAGTTTGAAACTAGTTGTGAACCGTTTGATCCCGAATTTCGTGATGCACACGAAGGATATCCTAGAATGAAGTCGGACCACCTTGAGAAGCAACCAACTTTCTCTGGCCTTCCCAATCATTATCAGAGTctccccgctctacctcaacaatcatgttatacatgattacacaagcggtcatcacttcCCACATGGTTTGCACACTTCATGCTAtagaacgagcttggaggataccAAACGCccactcgacatctttccgggcagcctcttgctctttggcaaaccttcatGTTGCTCTGAATTGGGACGACGGATTGTCTTCATGAGCGTAGCCCaaagtggatagataccatccgcAAGGTAGTACCTCTTATTGTAGTGATGgctattgatctcaaaatccacatcagggacTGATCGTGCGTAAGGCTATCAACCAccagagagcgctgcagcacattgatgtcattgtgtgagccggccattccgaagaatgagtgtcaAATCCATGTATCATGTGAAGCAGTGGCTTCAAGAATTACTGTGCACCCCTCGGAATGGCCCTTATACGACCCATGTCAACCAAAAGGGAAGTTCTTCCATTCCCAATGCATTGAATCTATGCTGCCAAACATCCCAAGAAACCCCATGTAAACGTTGATTGACAACAGGGCTGTGTCCTCTACAGTAGGTTGTCGCATAAATTCTTCACCAAACACAGCGATCAATATTCTGCAGAACCTATATATCGCTTCCAAGCAGCTGGACTCGCTCATCCGGGCGTACTCATCTACGTAATCACGGGCAACACCATATGCTAGCATCCTAATCGCTAACGTGCATTTATGATATGAAGACATACCTACCTTGCCAACTGCATCCTGTTTGGCgatgaagtagtcgtcgtagacctTGACGACATCCATTATCCGGTtgaacaacggtctggacatccAAAAACGGCGGCGAAACATCTACGGC includes these proteins:
- the LOC124675772 gene encoding hsp70-Hsp90 organizing protein-like, producing the protein MADEAKAKGNAAFAAGRFEEAAGHFGAAIALAPDNHVLYSNRSAAYASLGRFTDALADAERTVALRPDWAKGYSRLGAARLGLADAAGAVEAYEKGLALDPSNAALTDGLAQARLALPRARGGDAIGKVFQGPDLWTKIAADPATRAYLDQPDFTQMLREVQRDPGSLNSYLSDPRMVQVLSLLLNIRFQNQNGNEAPEPAPSPPAQSTPPTPPSPTQQPENKPREPEPEPVEMTDEEKERKEKKAAAHKEKEAGNAAYKKKDFETAIQHYTKAMELDDQDISYLTNRAAVYLEMGQYDECIKDCDVAVERGRELRADFKMISRALTRKGTALAKLAKSSKDYDVAIETFQKALTEHRNPDTLKRLNDAERAKKELEQQEYYDPKLADEEREKGNEFFKQQKYPEAVKHYTEALRRNPKDPKVYSNRAACYTKLGAMPEGLKDAEKCIELDPAFSKGYTRKGAIQFFMKEYDKAMETYQEGLKHDPSNQELLDGVKRCIQQINKANRGELTPEELKERQGKAMQDPEIQNILTDPVMRQVLIDLQENPRSSQEHLKNPGVKQKIQKLVNAGIVQMK